A stretch of Procambarus clarkii isolate CNS0578487 chromosome 80, FALCON_Pclarkii_2.0, whole genome shotgun sequence DNA encodes these proteins:
- the LOC138357928 gene encoding uncharacterized protein produces MRVTDTSRPAGSSSPPSAPSSANTSSATISANSLKNGIGLAWTVSGGGGRGVGAGVGGVGAGVGVGNGTVSMANVLDFLLTSAQLHRTAAATVEKVRAGGRLIAGAGVAEDQAPGRSGHSSSSGASVGVSTSTTSILPSPSETWSRLLGNPASASQDHTLALLQMALQVTRQGKVPL; encoded by the exons ATGAGGGTCACAGACACTTCGCGCCCTGCGGGAAGTTCCTCTCCTCCTTCAGCTCCCTCTTCAGCCAACACCTCGTCGGCGACCATCAGCGCCAATTCGCTCAAGAACGGGATAGGGCTAGCGTGGACAGTGTCCGGGGGTGGTGGAAGGGGCGTGGGTGCTGGCGTGGGCGGCGTTGGTGCTGGCGTGGGCGTAGGTAATGGCACTGTCAGCATGGCCAATGTGTTGGACTTTCTGCTGACTTCAGCACAGCTACACCGCACCGCGGCCGCCACTGTTGAGAAG GTCCGCGCGGGAGGCCGACTCATCGCGGGTGCTGGAGTCGCCGAAGACCAGGCACCGGGTCGAAGTGGGCACTCTTCCAGCAGCGGCGCCTCCGTCGGTGTCTCTACCTCCACCACGAGTATCTTGCCTTCGCCCTCAGAGACCTGGTCCCGTCTCCTGGGCAACCCTGCCAGCGCCTCCCaggaccacactctggcactcctGCAGATGGCACTGCAGGTAACGAGGCAGGGAAAAGTGCCACTCTag